In Heteronotia binoei isolate CCM8104 ecotype False Entrance Well chromosome 21, APGP_CSIRO_Hbin_v1, whole genome shotgun sequence, the DNA window tttaaacagaggctggatggccatctgacagtgatgaggatcctgtgaattaagggggagatgtttgtgagtttcctgcactgtgcagggggttggactagatgaccctggaggtcccttccaactctaggattctagggcGACAGGCTTGGTGCAactgctgccaacctccaggtgagggctggagatctcctggaacgacaactgctttccagactaCATGGGGCACTTATTTATTtcttgcttctttaaaaaaattggttctcctggagaaaacgacttctttggaagggagactgtgtggcattgtaccttcccctccttaaaccccattctcccaggtTCCACTCTCACATCTCCAGCTATTTCTGAACCGGGAATCGGGAACCCTGCTGGTGCCAGGGCAGCTGCCATACAGTACAATCCCAATGGAACTTACACATACCCATTCCCCCCACAATTTCTCAGCAGCAGCACAAGCAGCAGatgatgacactggatttatatcccgctctccattctgaatctcagagtgtgcggactcttctctgggagaaccgggtttgattccccactcctccacttgcacctgctggaatggccttgggtcagccatagctctggcaaaggttgtccttgaaagggcagctgctgtgagagccctccccagccccacccacctcacagggcgtctgttgtgggggaggaagggaaaggagattgtaggccgctcggagattctgtccttggaagcgcagctgctgtgagagccctctcagccccacccacctcacagggcgtctgttgtgggggaggaagggaaaggagattgtaggccgctcggagattctgtccttggaagcgcagctgctgtgagagccctctcagccccagccacctcacagggtgtctgttgtgggggaggaagggaaagaagattgtaggccgctctgagactctgtccttcgaagggcagctgctgtgagagctttttcagccccaccaacctcacagggtgtctgttgtgggggggagaagacataggagatcttgagccgctctgagactcttcggagtggagggcgggatataaatccaatatcttcatctacctcacagggtgtctgttgtgggggaggaagggaaaggagactgtgagcagctctgagactcttcggagtggagggcaggatataaatccaatatcttcatctacctcacagggtgtctgttgtgggggaggaaggtaaaggagattctaggctgctctgagactctgtccttggaagggcaacttctgagagagcctctcagccccagccacctcacagggtgtctgttgtggggggagaagatgtaggagattgtaagctgctctgaatctctgattcagggaaaagagcggcgtataaatctgcaattcttcttcttcctgctaaaaaaaaaagccctgatgttaatGACTATTATCATGTGGTGatgggtgtagccaggagatctgaagattgtctggcCACCTGTCCAGGAGACCCCGTCCCCGTGTGCTGTGGAAAATCGttaggtaaccttgggccagtcctatGTTCTCAGCCTAGGCTAACtcaaagggctgttgtgaggatgaaatggaggagagaggaatgaGGTCATCAGCTTTGGGACCCCATTGAGGAGAAACATGGGGTAttaatgaaacaaaaataaatgtcACTATAGCAGAAGTGTCGGACCTCTGGTTCTGGttcgggagccaaatcaggcccccggagggcctccgagcaactggctgtcatctgcttccttctccctctctcttgcttccttctgcatcacagcttgctttgcaaggcttactcaatcacacagaagctacacagcaaaacctcattttctccattgggtgaggcttctcccttggagaggaaagggggaagggagagcttgctttgccaggctctctcgattgCACACAgaaccactgagccaagcctctctaccttctattggctgaagctcctccctctcctggtcccccggggaaggaaggaaagagacagagagcttcctttgcccagttccctggatcccatgggagaaatacaaagaaagcacctttaagagcaacgagtactaatgttttaagcatgttttaagtttttaaaatctttgtgtttgtttgtctcttttataaagttgatatctttgctacctgatcttaaacaggtacacaacGTGGCCTGGCCCTACAGGGtcccgtttatgtcagatccggccctcataacgaatgagtttgacaccccagcactATAGTGTTTTAACAGTCGATAAACAACAACCGGCGTCTCATTCGCTTTCCCCCAAAACCCGTTTTTGATACTGTTTTCCCAGAAGGATTGTACCAAAACAGGTTTGAGGAAACCTGCGGCAGAGGTAGGCAAAATCTGGAAGGTGAGCAAAAGGAACAATGATGATGGGGATGCACAAATAACACCTGCGCCactgaaggtggtggtgggggaacatACAACAAATGTTatcgaggaagactcagcatgggttctgtgaggggagatcttgcctcactaacctgtgacatttctttgagggggtgaacaaacatgtggacaaaggagacccaatagatgttgtttaccttgacttccagaaagcttttgataaagttcctcatcaaaggctccttagaaagctcgagagtcatggagtaaaaggacaggtcctcttgtggatcaaaaactggctgagtaataggaagcagagagtgagtataaatgggcagtcttcgcagtggaggacggtaagcagtggggtgccgcagggctcggtactgggtcccatgctctttaacttgttcataaatgatttagagttgggagtgagcagtgaagtggccaagtttgcggatgacactaaattgttcagggtggtgagaaccagagaggatcgtgaggcactccaaagggatctgttgaggctgggtgagtgggcgtcaacgtggcagatgcggttcaatgtggccaagtgcaaagtaatgcacattggggccaagaatcccagctacaaatacaagttgatggggtgtgaactggcagagactgagcacgagagagatcttggggtcatggtagataactcactgaaaatgtcaagacagtgtgcgattgcaataaaaaaggccaacaccatgctgggaattattaggaaaggaattgaaaacaaatcagccagtatcataatgcccctgtataaaagtacttctttctctgccttctccatcccatgcataatcttgtcaacctctatcacgtcaccccgcagtcgacatttctccaagctaaagagccccaagcgttttaacctttcttcatagggaaagtgttccaaacctttaatcattctagttgcccttttctgcactttccccaatgctatgatatcttttttgaggtgccgtgaccagaattgcacacagtgttccaaatgagaccgcgccatcgatttctacaggggcatgatgatactgacTGGTGGACTGATTCAAGATAAGGCAGCTTCGCGTGTTCAAAGCTCTTTGAACCTTTTGCACTGGAGCTAGGCACCTTGGGACAGAGAAAGGCAGGCCTATGAGAGGAGCAGGCTACAACCTTCCATTGATAGCATTCGACCTACCGTGGTTCATTCGCACATGTCAGCTGTTGCAGCTGTCGTGCAACGCACCTGAACAGGGAATAAACCTCCGTGTGAACTTCATCTTATCAATAAGCAACCGGTACAGTTTCAAAGCAGCGATTAAGAATTATTCAAGCAGATGGACCACAAAATACacagctttcccccttttttattcCACTATCCGTGTTCCTGGGACCTTGCTTTTGCCCTTCTAGCTGCTGTTCTCCAAAATCCCACGGTCCAGGCTAGCTCTCCAAGATCTACCCTCCCTTCCGGGAACTCAGAAATCCTATTCATCAAGCATCGCTGGTTTAATCCATCACCAGCTTGGTTTGGTTGGTCCTCCGACTCCGTTCACAAGGTCTCCAGGGAGCTATCGTGTCTACTCGCATCAGGAACCGCATTCAGGTCCGGTTCAGAGATATAGCTAGAGGACCGGAATACCTGCGCGTCGCCTTCAAGCTTTTGAAAGGAAGACTCTTCGGTCTGCAGACCCTGCGAGAACAACGTCTTGCCGGTTTTAATGTTGACGAAGCTTCCCTCTTCAATGGAGACGGCGTTGTAAATTGGAGGGAAGTCCTCCTCCACGTCTGCAGACGCTACGGATGACCCTATGCTTGCCAGGGTGGTCCGGCTTAGCTGAGGACCAGGCGCCTTTTCCACTTCGttggaaattggcggctcttctccCAAAGGTTGCATGATGCTATGGCACGAAGCGTCACGCTGAGCTGGGCGGCTGCCACGGCGGGATTCTTGACCTGAGGGCGCTTGGCTGCCGCAGCGAGATCGTTGCTGCGCTTCCGTTTCTGCTCCTTCGTGTTTCTCCAAATCAGATTTCGGTGGCACTGGACTTTCATCGGACGCATCTCTATAGTCTTCCAGGGCAGGTGTGCCGTCTGGCAAAAGAGAGCTCACGCTTGTCTGCTGGCTGTGACTTATTAGCAGTTTGCCAGTCTTCCTGTTCAGCCAGACTCCCTCTTCTAGGGAGATTAGGCTGTATGTCTGCAGAGCTTCATCCTGCTCTTCTATAGATGATGATGAGCTTTCTAAAGTTCCTTTACTTTCAGACTCTCCAGGCTGTTGGATTTGGTTTTCCGCAGTACTTAGGTTGCTGCTGTATGGAAATTCTTCATCTGTAGGTTGCTGGGTTCCTTGTGGGAATTCCACCTGGCTGCCCCGCTTGGATTGGGGCACATCAACCTGTTGGCTTCCCCTCTGGGACTGAGGCACGTCAGCCTGTTGGCTGCCCTTCCGGGATTGGGTCACGTCAACCTGTTGGCTTCCCCGGTGGGACTGAGGCACATCGACCTGTTGGCTTCCCCGCTTGGATTGAGGCACATCGACCTGTTGGCTTCCCCGCTGGGACTGGGGCACGTCAACCTGTTGGCTTCCTCGCTTGGATTGGGGAACATCGACCTGTTGGCTTCCCCGCTGGGACTGGGGCACGTCAACCTGTTGGCTTCCTCGCTTGGATTGGGGAACATCAACCTGTTGGCTTCCCCGCTGGGACTGGGGGACATCAACTTGTTGGCTTCCCCGCTGGGACTGGGGCACATCGACCTGTTGGCTTCCCCTTTGGGACTGGGGCACATCTACCTGTTGACTTCCCCGTTGGGACTGGGGCACGTCGACCTGTTGGCTTCCCCGCTGGGACTGGAGCACATCGAATTGTTGGCTGCCCTTCCGGGATTGGGTCATGTCAACCTGTTGGCTGCCCCTCTGGGACTGGGGCACGTCAGCCTGTTGGCTGCCCTTCCGGGATTGGGTCACGTCAACCTGTTGGCTGCCCCTCTGGGACTGGGGCACGTCAGCCTGTTGACTGCCCTTCCGGGATTGGGTCACGTCAACCTGTTGGCTGCCCCGCTGGGACTGGGGCACGTCAGGCTGTTGGCTGCCCTTCCGGGATTCGGTCACGTCAACCTGCTGGCTGCCCCGCTGGGATTGGGACACGTCAGGCTGTTGGCTGCCCTTCCGGGATTGGGTCACGTCAACCTGTTGGCTGCCCCGCTGGGACTGGGGCACGTCAGGCTGTTGGCTGCCCTTCCGGGATTGGGTCACGTCAACCTGTTGGCTGCCCCGCTGGGACTGGGGCATGTCAGGCTGTTGGCTGCCCTTCCGGGATTGGGTCATGTCAACCTGTTGGCTGCCCCTCTGGGACTGGGGCATGTCAGCCTGTTGACTGCCCTTCCGGGATTGAGTCACGTCAACCTGTTGGCTGCCCCTCTGGGACTGGGGCACGTCAGCCTGTTGGCTGCCCTTCCGGGATTGGGTCATGTCTACCTGTTGGCTGCCCCGCTGGGACTGGGGCACGTCAGGCTGTTGGCTGCCCTTCCGGGATTGGGTCATGTCAACCTGTTGGCTGCCCCTCTGGGACTGGGGCATGTCAGCCTGTTGACTGCCCTTCCGGGATTGAGTCACGTCAACCTGTTGGCTGCCCCTCTGGGACTGGGGCACGTCAGCCTGTTGGCTACCCTTCCGGGATTGGGTCATGTCAACCTGTTGGCTGCCTCGCTGGGACTGGGGCACGTCAGGCTGTTGGCTGCCCTTCCGGGATTGGGTCATGTCAACCTGTTGGCTGCCTCGCTGGGACTGGGGCACGTCAGGCTGTTGGCTGCCCTTCCGGGATTGGGTCATGTCAACCTGTTGGCTGCCCCGCCGGGATTCAGGCATGTCCTTGTCTTTTTGAAACTGTAATTCAATGTCCTGTTGACTGCTTGTTAGTGGTTCAATTGGCAGTGGTTGCTCTTCTTGTGCTTTGTTATCCTCAAGAACATTTGTTCCTTGGTCTTCAGGTACCTCTGATGGCCCCTCAGTCTTAAATTCATCCTGGTCTCCGTGTTGCAGTTCAGTAGAATCTTTTCCAGGAGCCTCAGGACTGGAGGGTTCAATCTTCTCTGCTTCAGGCTGAGCACTTTTTGATAGGCTTTCTTTTGAGGTAAGGTTTAGTTTTCTTGCTATATAATCCTGAAGCCAACTTTTGTCCGTTTGTTGACCACTACACGTCATTACTTTGCCAGATCTTCtgtttatccaagtatttaactCAAGAGAAATAATGCTATATGTTTGTTGAGCCTTGGCAGAAAAGGAAGACTTTGGTTTAGGTTGAGCCAGTTCACTGTCACTACGAGTTGGCATTTGGGGTTCTTTTTCAGTACCCAATTCCAATTCTCCTTGTAGAAATTCCTGGCTGCTCTTTTGGGGTTCTTGGCTTAATTGTTGCTCATTACTAGGTTGTTCACTGTCTCTTTGGGACTCTGGAGCTGTATACTGTTTACTCCCTCTCTTGGATTCAGGTGTAGTAGGATGTTCACTCCCTCTCCGGGACTCGAGTGCTGTAGGCTGGTCACTTCCTCGCCGGGACACAGGCGCTGTAGGCTGTTGGCTCTCTCTCCGGGACTCAGGTACTGTAGGCTGTTGGCTCACTCTTCGGGACTCAGGTGCTGTAGGCTGTTGGCTCTCTCTCCGGGACTCAGGTACTGTAGGCTGTTGGCTCACTCTTCGGGACTCAGGTGCTGTAGGCTGTTGGCTCTCTCTCCGGGACTCAGGTGCTGTAGGCTGTTGGCTCTCTCTCCGGGACTCAGGTGCTGTAGGCTGTTGGCTCTCTCTCCGGGACTCAGGTGCTGTAGGCTGTTGGCTCACTCTTCGGGACTCAGGTGCTGTAGGCTGTTGGCTCTCTCTCCGGGACTCGGGTGCTGTAGGCTGTTGGCTCTCTCTTCGGGACTCGGGTGCTGTAGGCTGTTGGCTCTCTCTCCGGGACTCGGGTGCTGTAGGCTGTTGGCTCACTCTTCGGGACTCAGGTGCTGTAGGCTGTTGGCTCTCTCTCCGGGACTCAGGTGCTGTAGGCTGTTGGCTCACTCTTCGGGACTCGGGTGCTGTAGGCTGTTGGCTCTCTTTCCGGGACTCGGGTGCTGTAGGCTGTTGGCTCTCTTTCCGGGACTCGGGTGCTGTAGGCTGTTGGCTCTCTCTCCGGGACTCGGGTGCTGTAGGCTGTTGGCTCTCTCTCCGGGACTCGGGTGCTGTAGGCTGTTGGCTCTCTTTCCGGGACTCGGGTGCTGTAGGCTGTTGGCTCTCTTTCCGGGACTCGGGTGCTGTAGGCTGTTGGCTCTCTTTCCGGGACTCGGGTGCTGTAGGCTGTTGGCTCTCTTTCCGGGACTCGGGTGCTGTAGGCTGTTGGCTCTCTTTCCGGGACTCAGGTGCTGTAGGCTGCTGGCTCTCTCTCCGGGATTCGGGTGCTGTAGGCTGTTGGCTCTCTCTCCGGGACTCGGGGACTGTAGGCTGTTGGCTCTCTCTCCGGGACTCGGGGGCTGTAGGCTGTTCACTCCCTCTGTGGGACTCAGGTGCTGTAGGCTGCTGGCTCTCTCTCCGGGACTCAGGTGCTGTAGGCCGTTGGCTCTCTCTCCGGGACTCGGGGGCTGTAGGCTGCTGGCTCTCTCTCCGGGACTCAGGGGCTGTAGGCTGTTGGCTGTCCCTCTGGGATTCAGGAGCACTGGACTGTTCACTTCCCTTCCGGGTCTCATATATAGTGGGCAGTTCACTCCCCCTTCGGGACTCACATACAGAGGTCTGCTGGCTTTCCTTCCGGGACTCAGGTGCTATAGCGTCTTGGGTGCTCCTCCGGGACTCAGGAGCAGTGGGTTGTTCGCTTCCCTTCCGGGAATCAAATGCAACGCGTTGACTTCCCTTCCGGGACTCAGGTACTGTAGGCTCTTGGGCGCCTCTTTGCAACTCAAGCTCTGTAAGGTCTTTCATTTGTTCCTTTTCACATATGTCATGAGTTGACTCATGATCCTCCAGGTCTCCAGTCTTTGATACTGTTTTTTCACTAGGTTGTATTTTTGTCTTATGGAGCCAACTCTCTATAGTCTGTTGACTCTGGTTTTTCATTAATCTGCCAGTTCTTCTGTTTAACCAGATAGCTTTTTCTATTGAAATAATGCTATACGTCTGCTGAGCAAACGACACTTTCTGTTTTTGCTGGACGTGCTCGCTTTCAGGAGCAATGGGCGCTTGGGGTTCGTTTTCATCGTTCTTGGCTTCTGTCCCTGGGGGCTGTTGGCTTCCATCCTGAGATTCCTCTGTCACTGTTTGTTGAATACCAGGCATGTATTCTTCTTCAACTATCTTACACTCATGCGGAATGTTATCTAATAGACCTTGAGCATTACAGTATTTGTTGCTAAGGTAGGAATCTTCCAATACAGCTGGGAGACTACTCTGACGGAAGTCTCGTAATTCATATTGCTGGCTATCATGGAGGGATTCTGGAAACTTAACTGGAAGACTGCCCCGGTGCAGATCTTGATTTTCATACTGGTCGCTGTCCGGTTCTTGCAGTTCATGTGGCACATCGTCGTGGCGGGCTTCCTGTACTTCAGGTTGCTGGAAAGCACTACAAGTGTCTTGCGACTGGTCTGGAAGATTCTCTGAATTGTATCCTTCCAGgccaagctgctggctgccatGGCGAGAATCTTGCAATTCAACTGCTGTACTTTCAGAAACGCCCGTCTGCACACCTATTTCTAACAATGGTCTCCTTAGGGTCTCAGTACTGTCTGTTTGTTGAGCACAATCAGTTATATTTTTGTTTACTTTTCTATGTCGCTTTGTTTTTTGTTCCTCTGACTTGGATTGGATGCTGTGGTGAGACTCCTGGCCTATTGGTGGCTGGCTGGTAATTCTGGGTTCCTGTTCCTCTAGCTGTTGAGTACTGCGGCGAGACTCTTGTACCACAGGTTGTTGACTACCACGTCGTGATTCCTGTTCCCCTGTCTGTTGAATGCTGTGGCGAGACTCTTGTTCCGCAGGTTTTTGGCTACCACGTCGTGATTCCTGTTCCCCTGTCTGTTGAATGCTGTGGCAAGACTCCTGTTCCGCAGGTTTTTGGCTACCACGTCGTGATTCCTGTTCCCCTGTCTGTTGAATGCTGTGGCGAGACTCCTGTTCCGCAGGTTTTTGGCTACCACGTCGTGATTCCTGTTTCTCTGCCTGTTGAATGCTATGGCGAGACTCTTGTACCGCAGGTTGTTGGCTATCATGTTGTGATTCTTTTCCTTCTAATTGTTGGCTGCTGCGGCGGGATTCTTGCACTGCAGGTGACATTATTGCTGCTTCACTATTAGACCTCTCTTTATCTGAAACTCTGCTCATTTCAGTTGCTTGTCTAAAAAGATGCAGAAGTTCAGAAAGCGACTGAATTCCATGCACCCTATTTGTTTGCTGACTCTTGCACACCATTTTCACACCTGTCGTTTCACTGATCCATGCTACTTCCTCCCCTGTATCATCTGCATTCAGTGTTTGCCCTTGGGAAGCTTTCCGGCTCTGCGGGGCCTGGCGGCCGACAGACTGCAGACTGGCATGCCGAGATTCCCTTCtctgttcttctttttcttctggctGCATCTCTAGTTGGCGACTAGTGCGGCGGGATTCCTGACCTTCCGGTTGTTCGTTCCTATATCGAAGTTCTTGCGCCGTTTCAGTATCTTCAGGCAAGATAATCT includes these proteins:
- the LOC132588927 gene encoding microtubule-associated protein futsch-like, which translates into the protein MDDSAPTLDKIIFGSEEKLEAEEQKQNDEIREETNSEVQNQEGGDSGPVVEEEAPKRTLYSKDVLDQSQQTDSKVSIFSRKDFTEQSQQTDISGSTTSLRKQSRGSSPRVLGQESRRSSQQTAGHQTVHSHKSSRAQSEQEIILPEDTETAQELRYRNEQPEGQESRRTSRQLEMQPEEKEEQRRESRHASLQSVGRQAPQSRKASQGQTLNADDTGEEVAWISETTGVKMVCKSQQTNRVHGIQSLSELLHLFRQATEMSRVSDKERSNSEAAIMSPAVQESRRSSQQLEGKESQHDSQQPAVQESRHSIQQAEKQESRRGSQKPAEQESRHSIQQTGEQESRRGSQKPAEQESCHSIQQTGEQESRRGSQKPAEQESRHSIQQTGEQESRRGSQQPVVQESRRSTQQLEEQEPRITSQPPIGQESHHSIQSKSEEQKTKRHRKVNKNITDCAQQTDSTETLRRPLLEIGVQTGVSESTAVELQDSRHGSQQLGLEGYNSENLPDQSQDTCSAFQQPEVQEARHDDVPHELQEPDSDQYENQDLHRGSLPVKFPESLHDSQQYELRDFRQSSLPAVLEDSYLSNKYCNAQGLLDNIPHECKIVEEEYMPGIQQTVTEESQDGSQQPPGTEAKNDENEPQAPIAPESEHVQQKQKVSFAQQTYSIISIEKAIWLNRRTGRLMKNQSQQTIESWLHKTKIQPSEKTVSKTGDLEDHESTHDICEKEQMKDLTELELQRGAQEPTVPESRKGSQRVAFDSRKGSEQPTAPESRRSTQDAIAPESRKESQQTSVCESRRGSELPTIYETRKGSEQSSAPESQRDSQQPTAPESRRESQQPTAPESRRESQRPTAPESRRESQQPTAPESHRGSEQPTAPESRRESQQPTVPESRRESQQPTAPESRRESQQPTAPESRKESQQPTAPESRKESQQPTAPESRKESQQPTAPESRKESQQPTAPESRKESQQPTAPESRRESQQPTAPESRRESQQPTAPESRKESQQPTAPESRKESQQPTAPESRRVSQQPTAPESRRESQQPTAPESRRVSQQPTAPESRRESQQPTAPESRRESQQPTAPESRRESQQPTAPESRRVSQQPTAPESRRESQQPTAPESRRESQQPTAPESRRESQQPTAPESRRVSQQPTVPESRRESQQPTAPESRRVSQQPTVPESRRESQQPTAPVSRRGSDQPTALESRRGSEHPTTPESKRGSKQYTAPESQRDSEQPSNEQQLSQEPQKSSQEFLQGELELGTEKEPQMPTRSDSELAQPKPKSSFSAKAQQTYSIISLELNTWINRRSGKVMTCSGQQTDKSWLQDYIARKLNLTSKESLSKSAQPEAEKIEPSSPEAPGKDSTELQHGDQDEFKTEGPSEVPEDQGTNVLEDNKAQEEQPLPIEPLTSSQQDIELQFQKDKDMPESRRGSQQVDMTQSRKGSQQPDVPQSQRGSQQVDMTQSRKGSQQPDVPQSQRGSQQVDMTQSRKGQPTA